attagtTATTAATTGGTCCACAAACATGTAATGGTTGTTAATTGGACTATGCATGCAAGCAATTTTGAtatggataatgttagggagactaaattttgtaaatcaaatgacatggaagttaatgattggattattacttaaatgttaattaacgtgcctattttttattgatgacacattatttggtttacaaatttgatctaCATACCCATCATTACTCTTTTCATATATATCATATAGACAAGCAAAGCAAATTTAAAAGAACGATTAATAGTCCATTAAGGTCTTGTTACTTGATTAGTATATTGAAAACATAGATTGGAGGTTTCTATTTGTTCGAAGAAAATCTAAATATTGGAAAGCCCTTCTGCACTCTCTGAAAATTATACACAAAGAACCAGATCATGTCTATACTTAAAAGGCCTGTGTTTCATTAGGAGTGGAACTATTTATCATATTAGTTTTTTCAATATTCCGATGTGGGATTTTGTGTTCTGCAACATAAATTTCTGCTGACAGCATTTTAACCAAACATATATGCACTGGCTTGCGGCGAGATGCATGTAAATAGGCTGATTCTTAACTGGAAAGTTTTTATGTTGTAAATCACTGGTGATGATGAAATATAGAAAGGACGCGGATAGAAAAAGTTTCCAAATTTAAAGCACTCATGTTTTATCTGAAATTAATTTCTACATATGGAACTTCCAATTTTACAATACAATtatgaaacaaaataacaactTGATCACATTTCAATTTAAATCTATTGAATCAAACAAACCATTAGACCAACATGACTGCCATGAAAAACAAATTGTGACATTTTTCTAAAGCCACACTTCAAATGAGCTATGAATCCCGTTTGATTTAATCAGAGGTTCCAAATTGGAATCTATTCTAAAACTTGGACTGAAGACTGTAGATCGCGTTCGTATCCACTTGGAAAGCCTTTGCAAGAATATCAGCAGGGATATCAGGATTTGATCCAAATACTGCATTTGCAATGGTAATGACACCTGGATTTTGGCTGCTGAGAGCTACAAGGGCAACTGCATTACAATTTCCAACATTCTGCTGGAAATGCACAAGACCTACTGGGAACACAAAAACATCACCCTTCTGAAGTACCTTGGTGATGAGGCGGTTTTCAGGGTTGGAGGTGACAAAACCAACTTTGAGGCTCCCTTCCAGGACTGTCAAAATTTCACTAGCTCTAGGGTGTGTATGTGGAGGGTTAAGACCCCATGGGGCAAAATCAATACGCGCAGCAGAGATGCCAAGGGCATTAAGTCCTCCAATTTGGGCTACACCAACGGGAGTCACACGTGAACCAACTGCGTTTGATGTGTTGCCTGCTAGGTGAAGCCCACTGAAAAAGAAATCGTTGGCTTCAACAAGCTTAGGGTCCTTGCAAACACGACCATTAACCAGTACTGAAACCATGATGAGAAAAAGTACATTAACATTAGCAACATATCCATAATTACCAATTGATACCTATgatgcatttatttatttttgggacACATGTACAATGGAAAATATACGAAAAAACGATTTTAGCTACCTGAACTCATTGCGTCTGCAACGCAGAAATCCTGAAGAGAACTCGGATCCGATGCCAAAGCAATGGAAGAAGTTACCGCAAGGAATGCAAAAAATAGAAACTGAGAGGCCATTTGAGCAAGGCAGTAAGCGAAGAGAGACTGACCAACTTTGCTTAACTTTGTAAGAGCGAGGATAAATTTGAGTTGTGGATTGAAACCCTATCTATGTCTTTGCTTTTATAGAGAGAAGGATCTCTCCGCATGTATTGTTTACTATGAACTCATGAAAATATTTGGTCTTAAATTTGAAAACGCGTAGTacgaatttttaatttttatattatacaCAGAAGCCTGCTGCTTGTGTGTCATGGCACTTATCTGACAACTTTATTTGCAGGTGCCGGCATTGATGCTGGGCCTGCTCGCATTGAGGAATGTTTCCTGTTTCATGACTTTGAATTGGCTtcgtgggaaaaaaaaaaaaaggtactaATTAGCAGCTATTTCTCTGCTCGTTctctaacaaaaataatatagaTTTCAAAATATTATTGACATGTGTTCTGCTCAGCCAATCTTATTTTATCAATAtggttaatattttattattctatATGCAGCTGGAAGCACTAAACAGATTATTATGGACGATTCATATATTGGTGGGTTTTTTTCGTTTTCGAGCAAAGTTTGGTTTAAAAGTTGGTTCTCTTGCTTTGACTTGATGAACAAATTAAGATAAAGTTGGAGTAGATGGGGACATGTTATTtgcatacaaaaatatattggaATAAGTTAATATTTAGGAGAAAaggaatgtaaatattttgtaattattagaGTCATGTTTTAGTAAAGATATTATGTCCCTTATTGTTTCCTTGGAGAACAAGGAttgtattatgtatatatattcagaatatggaatatatgaaaaattaagCCGTAAAATTCTATTTGGCATCAGAGCCTAATCGTAAccctaaaataattttttctacCGTACCTGCTGTTGCTGCGTTCAAGGCTGCAGCCTTGAGTTTTTCTGCTGTGTTCTTTGCAGCAATAACCGAGAGCTGCAAGGGTAAGTACCTGCCGTGGTCAGTAGGGTATTGTGTGCGTGTTTCATGGCAAGCGGTTAAGAAGGAATGGGGCTCAAATTGGAGGGTGGGTCGCATGGCTCAGCCAACAACTCAATTTTGAGTCCAGTTGTAATTCAAAGTGATGCTTCATATATACTGAATACTGTAAAACTCAATGGATCAAATTATCCTCTTTGGTCCAAAGTATTGGAGATGCATATCGTTGGGTGTGGTAAGAAAGGATTCGTGACAAGGAGCATCAAGGAGCCCAAAGAGGACAGTGCCGAGTATGAAGCTTGGGAGACTAAGAATGCAATTGTGAAAGGGTGGCTGATTAATTCCATGGATCCTACCATCATGGGATTTTTCGTTCATCTTTGTACCGCTAAAGAAGTCTGGAAAGAAGTTGCTCGAACGTATTATGATGGGTCTGATATTTCTCAAATTTATGAGTTGAAGGTGAAGTCATTTCGACTTCGCCAAGAAGGAAGACCTATCGGTGTATACTTGCCGATCTCAAAGATGTCTGGCAAAAGTTGGATCAAAGAAGACCAATCAAGATGGAGTGTGTTATTGACTTGAAGACACTTCGAGAAGAGATTCAATTGGATCGTGTGTATGCCTTCCTAGTAGGGCTTGATGATATTTTTGACAAAATGCGTAGTAATATTTTGAGAACTTAACCTTTACCATCTACAGAGGAGGTGTTCTCCATTGTTAGGCAAGAAGCACAATGCCACGCAACTATGATGGGAAGCAGTGGCATTGGGAACCAAGGAGGAGCTCATCCTGTGGCTATGGTGTCACGGCCACCTTCGGGTAGCCGGCCCTTTAATCCATCACCATTGGCCAATTCTCGGCCATTCACTCTGGAAAACAAAGATGATTTGAAGTGCACTTTTTGTGGGTATACCCGTCATACAGAATATACATGTTTTCAGAAACATAGAGTACCAGAATGATTCcctaaattgaagaagaagttACGTGCCAAGGAACGAGCCGCTAATGGAGCAAGTGGAAGTCGTGCATCCATTGCCACTGCCACCAAGGATACTGTACCTACAGTGCCCCCTCTAGTGATCCGAGTCAAAGCTTGTTAACTAGGACCACTCTTAGTGAAACCCCGGCCACTCCAGGTAGTATGGGGCGTGTTCTTTTAGCCTCTAACATGGAACATTATACAGGTTAGATTCTAGACTCGGGTACAACTGATCATATGACTTTTGATAAGAATTTATTTACTAGGTTGACAACAAGTTCAAGGAAGTGTATTGCAACCGCTAACCGAACAACAGCACCGATTTTGGGGGCCGACATTGTGAAGCTTAAGCTGACCCTTCCCCTTCATCGCTGCCTGCTTGTTCCCTCGTTGTCTCATAATTTGTTATCTATTCCTCAAGTTAATGAGCAATTAGATTGTGTTGTACTTATGCATCCGATGTTTTGTTTGCTTCAGGATATTCAGGCCAAGGAGATAATTGGGTGTGGCACTAAGAGATAGGGGTTATATTATGTGGATGACGTCGTTCCTGGCAGAGCTAATGCAGTTTGAGCATCCCGTGCCAATAATTTGCAAGAAGTTTGGTTATTGCATCGTCAGTTAGGACATGCTTCTTTTGGTTATTTAAGGCGTATGTTGCCTAGTTTAtttcatgaaataaaagaataagacttacattgtgaagtGTGTATTCTTACGAAGAGTCATCGCGCTTCGTTTTCTCCTAGTATGAATGAAAGATTATTTCCTTTTGATCTTGTGCACTCTAATGTTTATGGTCCCTCTCTTGTTAGTACTTTGTCTGGAATTAAATGGTTggttaccttcattgatgattgcaCTCATATGACTTGGATTTATGTGATGGAGAATAAAAGTGATGTTAGTATGGTGTTTCAGTCCTTCTCTCAAATGGTTGTAACATAATATTCCTCTGTTATTAAGGTTCTCCTCTCTGATAATGGAGGTGAGTATATTGGTTTCGAGTTGTCTGGCTTACTTCAGGATCAAGGAATTCTACATGAAACTATTTGTCCtcataccccacagcaaaatggggtTGCTAAGAGAAAGAACCGTCATATCCTGGAAATTGTCCATGCCTTGCTCATTGGTGCGTCTGTACCTAAACGGTTCTGGCCTGAAGATATCACCTATGCCGTGTATGTGATTAACCGTATGCCATCCCGGTTTGTGGACTTTCGTACACCTCTCCAAGTGTTGACAGAATTTGATCCCGTAGTATCAACCAATACTCTTACTCCTCGTGTATTTGGGTGTGTAGCCTATGTTCATATTCATAAGATTCTTCGTAGTAAGTTATATCCATATGCTCATCGGTGTGCTTTTCTGGGATTTGCTCTTCAACAGAAAGGGTATAAGTGTTACTACCCTGAAACTCGCCATATGTATGTGACCATGGATGTTACTTTTTCTAAATCTGAGTTGTTTTATGCTTCAATTCCATCACCTTCCTATCACCATGGGGAGAATACTAGTGGTGATCTTGGGTGGTTGGAAATATGTAACTCGGGGGGAGCATTTGTTGAAAAAGAAAGCTGTGAAAGCTCTCAACAAGACACTGCTGAGAATAGAGACAAATGGTTGGAAATACGTAACTCAATGGAGCATTTGTTGAAAAAGGAAGTTGTGAAAGCTCTCGGCAAGACACTGCCGAGAATGGAGACAGTGGCTTTCAGCAATACACTGTCGAGAATTGGAATATCATGGAGCTGCTGAGCACCAAATAAGCTGGGTCTTCTCGGCAACAAATCGCCGAGTGTGATGCAAAGTGTCGGCACACCGCTCCAGCAACCATTAGCTATCGAACCCACACCCCCTCTCTCCCAAGCTCAATAGTGCCACCCAATGTGTCTTCTTTGAATATCCATGAAGTAAATACTACCAATGTTCATGTAACTAATCCAGATAatattatgtggatgacatgatAATAATAGGTGACGATTCAAAAGAGATGATGAAGCTAGATCAAAATCTTGGCGCCGAGTTCGAGATGAAGaatttgggagatttgaaatattttcttggtgTAGAAGTAGCTTGGTCATCTAGAGGTATTTTCTTGTCTCAACGTAAATATGTTCTGGATTTATTAAAGAAAACAAGCATGTTGGGATGTAAGCATGTGGACATTTATATCGTAGAGAAACATTATCTGGAAATTTATCCAGATCAGGAACTGGTTAACAGAGGTAGATATCAAAGACTAGTGAGGAGGCTAATTTATCTGTCTCACACTCGTCTGGATATTGCCTATGTTGTAAGTGTGGTTAGTCAGTTTATGCAATTGATAACTTCCAGGCTTCTGCCATTTATTTTGGGCTCATGCTTTCTTAGTCAACTCTCTGTGGGTAGAGACTTGAACCTCCAAAGAATGAGGACCATGTTATATATGTGGAAAACTCAATGTGATGTACaggtttatatatatgtacttCCTATATATAGTTTGAAAAACAAAGGAGAAGCTTTCCATAAATTGATGTAAATTGTGTATGTCCATTTGTTGCCTAGGTAACCATTCTTTATAAACGAGCTCAACCTCTGCTAAAAGCATGAATATCGAAAAGAGTATGCATGTTCCTTCAGCTATATATATTCACAAAAGAAGGATACCAAACAAATCTGTCATCATTTTGATAAACACTGCTGCTTCGGAGACTAGCTAGTGGCAACCAAGCACTTTCAATTGCTTAGGGTTATTTGGTAttcaatttgaaaataatttgtagttttcaaaaataatgaaatctaAAAAGTTGGGGTGTCATTTCCTTTAATGGTCATATTAGGCCGAGCCAGGCGGAGTAGGTTTACTACAAGTCTGCAACCAACCATTTGATTAAAATGACGTTTGAGTCGCTTGACGTTCGCATGAATGAATTCAGAACCAATCCTTGGAGGAACATACTTTTCAGTGGTTACTGTGTTGCTTGGCTCTGCATGATAGGTACTAGCAGGATTGATACCACCGGTTCCATCCTTGGCCCAAAATCGCACTCCATGACAGTTAGGCGATAGTATGAGGCACGTCGAGAAGAGCCTAGCTTGTTGACTGACGTGGATATTTGGGGATTGAAGGACGCCGATATTCCTCATAGCAGTTATTCTCCTTTGTTTGGCTTCTGCGCCTCTAAATGAAGTGCATTTTGCATGCTTAAAAGGAAATGAAAGCCTTTTCATTTTTGGCCAAAACAAATCGAAACAGTTTTCCAAACTCAAAGCACTCGTGTTTTATTTGAAGTTGGTAGCAAACATCCGCTTTTATTATTTCTTGGAgcaatagaataaaaaaaataacaacttGATCACATTTCCAACAGGGATATCAGGTTTCTAACAACACTTCAAATGagcataaacaaattaaatcttTTGAATCAAACAAAACAGTAGACCAACATGACTGCGATGAAAAACAAACTGTAATAATTTTCTAAAGACACTTCAAATGAGCTAAATCCCTTTTGATTTAATCAGAGGTTAGAAATTGGAATTTATTCTAGAACTTGGACTGAAGGCTATAGATCGCGTTCGTACCCATTTGGAAAGCCTTTGCAAGAATATCAGCAGGGATATCAGGATTGGATCCAAATACTGCATTTGCAATGGTAATGACACCTGGATTTTGGCTGCTGAGAGCCACAAGGGCAACTGCATTACCATTTCCAACATTCTGCTGGAAATGCACAAGACCGACTGGGAACACAAAAACATCACCCTTCCGAAGTACCTTGGTGATGAGGCGGTTTTCAGTGTTCGAGGTGACAAAACCAACTTTGAGGCTCCCTTCCAGGACCGTCAAAATCTCAGTAGCTCTAGGGTGTGTATGTGGAGGGTTAAGACCCCATGTGGCAAAATCAATACGCGCAGTGGTGATGCCAAGGGCATTAAGTCCTCCAATTTGAGCTACACCAACAGAAGTCACACGTGAACCAACTGCGTTTGATGTGTTGCTTGCTAGGTGAAgcccactgaaaaagaactcgTTGGCTTCAACTAGTTTAGGGTCCTTGCAAACACGACCATTAACCAGTACTGAAACCATGATGAGAAAAAGTACATTAACATTAGCAGTATACATAATTACCAATTGATATCCATGGTGGatgtatttatttttgggaCATATTTACAGCGGAAAATATACGAAAAGACGATTTTAGCTACCTGAGCTCGTTGCATCTGCCACGCAGAAATCCTCAAGAGAACTCGGGTCCGATGCCAAAGCAACGGAAAAAGTGACGGCAAGGAATGCGAAAAATAGGAACTGAGGTCATTTGATAAAGACAGTAAGCAGAGAGAAATTGACCAACTTTTGCTTGAACTTCGTAAGAGCGAGGATTGTGGATTGAAACTCTATCTATGTCTCTGCTTTTATAGAGCGAAGTACCTCTGCATACATGTATTGTTTCCTATGAACTGAAAAAGTCTAGTCTTAATTTGTAACCGCATAGTACAAATTTTTCATAGGAAGCTGGTGCTTGTGCATGTATATGTCATCATTCATCTGATAACTTTATTTTTTCGGGTGACGGCACTGGTGCTGGGCCTGCTGGCATTGAGGAATATTTCCCTTCTCTCTACGTCAAGAAGTTTTGATGTCCCTATTACACTTGGCGCGAGGTGTAAATTTTCACGTATTATAATATAGATGAACGAAATGGTTGATATTCTATTTCTAAGCTATATTAATAGTTAAAATGAATATAGGTGTTACAAGTAGAACTATAGCATCATGCGACGATGTTCCAAGTACACAACAACAATGTAACAGGAAGTGCAAATTCATTAAACTCTTAAAGTGGTCGctgaactaaaaattcattaaatttgaTACCTAAATTTGACAAAATGTGGAGCAATAATCCTCAAGTTTAACTCTGTTTACTTTCCATCCGTTGTGCTTGCGTGGCATGCACCTGAGGCCCACAatgatattttcaatttttaattatagacTTTTTTacgatatttttgttttgtttttgttagagAGGCAGCATAAAGCCCAAATAGAAttgctaaacaaagaaatacATCAACCCAAGGGCCTTACACAAATAGCCCGATTCCTACATAATACAACATAATACAACCCAGATTCAAAGAAAAACTTATCTTTGCCAAACCATCAGCCATCATGTTCATTTTTCCGATAAATATAACTTAAATCACATTGATCAAATCGAGAAAATTAAGTGATTACAGCCATGTAAAAAAGAAGCCAAGGGAAGCAAATCATTCACAACACATTTGGAGAGTGAAACTAAAAATTCAGATTCTCAAGTATCCTCCTAACAGCCTTATCCAAAGCTCAACTTCATGGACTTCTCCTACTCTCATATTAGCTGAAAAGCCCCCGATCCAAGAGCCCTGATGATCTCTAATTGATCGAAATTGTGTTGCCTAGCTAACCCTTCTTTATAAACAAGCTCAACCATTGTTGATTAAAACATGAATATATCGAAAGAGTAGGGCAGATTCCTTGAACTAAGGCACAAAACAAGGATAATATAGATGTGTGGAGTAATGATAGTGAAGTTCGCAGAAAGCAAATCTGTCTAGCATTTGACAGACATTTCTGGTTCGGAAACTAGCTATATAGTAGGCAGCCACTTTCAACTGCTTAAAGAATTAAACGGTTTTCATGCATATATAGTCTTGTAGATTGCAAAGCTCTTGGAGGAAAGGCCTCCCTCGCTACTAAGCAAACAAATAAAGCAAAATAGACCAACTTTGATTGCGTTTCTATACGAGAAGAAATAAATTATCCTCTTGAAGTATCAGAATCTAACACAATTAGAGTCCTTTGTTCTTAAAAAGAACAAATATTACAAAGTAGCAGACCACCATGACTCACTTGAAATGTAAGTCGGATCCCTTTCGATTGAATCGGAGATTCCAAATGGGACTCTAAAACTTTGCCTGCAAATCGAAGACTACATTGCTGTCCACTTGGAAAGACTTTGCAAGAACATCAGCAGGGATATCAGGCTTTGATCCAAATATTGTATTTGCAACGGTAATGGCACCAGGGTTTTGGCTGCTGAGAGCAGCAAGGACTACTGCATTACTATTTCCAAcattgtgttggtgatgaacaAGTCCTACTGGGAACACAAACACATCACCCTTCTGAAGCACCTTGCTGATATGACGGTTTTCCGGGTTGGAAGTGATAATACCCACTTGGAGGCTCCCGTCCAGGACTGTCAAGATTTCTGTAGCGCGAGGATGCGTGTGTGGAGGGTTAATACCCCATGTGGCATAATCGATACGCACCATGGAGATACCAAGAGTATTAAGTCCTGGATTTGGACTGCGTTAACGGGGGTCACCCGTGAGCCAACTGGGTTGGATGTTGCCTGCTAGGTGAAGTCCGCTGAAGAAGAAGTCGTTGGCATCGACAAGTTTGGAGTCCTTGGTACGCAAAACCATTCACCAGTACTGAAATCATGGTGGAAAAGAATACATTAGAAACAAATATAATTCCCATACTAACTAGCTGACTGATATTATGTACATACATGTGCGAATATAATTATGATTTAGCTTAGGTGCCTACCTGAGGCTTTATCGGCGACGCAGAAATCCTGAAGAGAACTCGGGTCAGAGGCCGAAGCAATGGAAGAAGATACGGCAAGGAACGCCAACAAAAGAAGCTGAGAAGCCATTAGAATTTCGAAAATCTTTTGCTCTCTTTGGTTTGCTTAAACTTTGTAAGGAAATTAGGGTAAACCTGAATTGTGGATAAAGACCTAGCACGTTGCTGCTTTTATACAGAGAGCGGGAGCTCGTACTTTTTGTGCACTGAAAAAGTCTGGTTTTCTAACTGcgtgtgaattttttttgttttaactcaAGGCTTGTCATCTATATTACTTCGTTTTTACTCAGGTGCCGGCATTGAAATTATTCCTTTCTGTAAAAGATAAGAAAATAAGAATAACCAAGACAAATTTAACAGAGGCTTGCATTACTCGTAAAATAAGAACCAACCATCTCcaaagatgtcaaattttagacataaaatttaaatttgaaggcttatgtggcacatttaatttttttaaaattttattcttcaaccgatatgtcaattttaaattactatttttattacattatttacattttatagttataattagtattttaaaacaaaagata
This genomic stretch from Pyrus communis chromosome 2, drPyrComm1.1, whole genome shotgun sequence harbors:
- the LOC137726760 gene encoding putative germin-like protein 2-1 isoform X1 — translated: MASQFLFFAFLAVTSSIALASDPSSLQDFCVADAMSSGILVNGRVCKDPKLVEANDFFFSGLHLAGNTSNAVGSRVTPVGVAQIGGLNALGISAARIDFAPWGLNPPHTHPRASEILTVLEGSLKVGFVTSNPENRLITKVLQKGDVFVFPVGLVHFQQNVGNCNAVALVALSSQNPGVITIANAVFGSNPDIPADILAKAFQVDTNAIYSLQSKF
- the LOC137724612 gene encoding putative germin-like protein 2-1, whose protein sequence is MYAEFLFFAFLAVTFSVALASDPSSLEDFCVADATSSVLVNGRVCKDPKLVEANEFFFSGLHLASNTSNAVGSRVTSVGVAQIGGLNALGITTARIDFATWGLNPPHTHPRATEILTVLEGSLKVGFVTSNTENRLITKVLRKGDVFVFPVGLVHFQQNVGNGNAVALVALSSQNPGVITIANAVFGSNPDIPADILAKAFQMGTNAIYSLQSKF
- the LOC137726760 gene encoding putative germin-like protein 2-1 isoform X2, which encodes MASQFLFFAFLAVTSSIALASDPSSLQDFCVADAMSSVLVNGRVCKDPKLVEANDFFFSGLHLAGNTSNAVGSRVTPVGVAQIGGLNALGISAARIDFAPWGLNPPHTHPRASEILTVLEGSLKVGFVTSNPENRLITKVLQKGDVFVFPVGLVHFQQNVGNCNAVALVALSSQNPGVITIANAVFGSNPDIPADILAKAFQVDTNAIYSLQSKF